From one [Ruminococcus] lactaris ATCC 29176 genomic stretch:
- a CDS encoding UDP-N-acetylglucosamine 1-carboxyvinyltransferase yields the protein MEQYIIKGGNPLVGEVEIGGAKNAALGILAAAIMADEPVLIENLPDVNDINVMLEAIEGIGAMVQRIDRHTVKINGSTIGDFSIDYDYIKKIRASYYLLGALLGKYKRAEVALPGGCNIGSRPIDQHLKGFRALGADVDIEYGKIVAEAEHLKGTHLYFDVVTVGATINVMMAAAMADGITIMENVAKEPHVVDVANFLNSMGANIRGAGTDVIKIRGVKSLHKAEYSIIPDQIEAGTFMFAAAATRGDVTVLNVIPKHLDATISKLIDIGCEVEEFDDAVRVVAKGRLKSTQVKTLPYPGYPTDMQPQIGVVLALASGTSTITESIFENRFKYLDELARMGANIKVEGNSATIEGVEKFSAARVSAPDLRAGAALCIAGLATDGITIVDDIVYIQRGYERFEEKLRSLGGIIEKVSSEKEIQKFRLKVG from the coding sequence ATGGAACAATATATCATAAAAGGCGGGAATCCGCTGGTAGGGGAAGTTGAGATTGGTGGTGCCAAGAATGCCGCTTTAGGTATCCTTGCAGCAGCGATCATGGCAGATGAGCCGGTATTGATCGAGAACCTTCCGGATGTGAATGATATTAACGTGATGCTGGAAGCCATCGAAGGGATCGGGGCTATGGTTCAGCGTATTGACAGGCATACGGTGAAGATTAACGGAAGCACGATCGGAGATTTTAGCATTGATTATGATTATATAAAGAAGATAAGAGCATCCTATTACCTTCTGGGAGCATTGCTGGGCAAGTACAAGAGAGCGGAAGTGGCACTTCCGGGAGGCTGCAATATCGGAAGCAGACCGATCGACCAACATCTGAAAGGTTTCCGGGCTTTAGGGGCAGATGTGGATATTGAGTACGGAAAGATCGTTGCAGAGGCAGAGCATCTGAAAGGAACGCATCTGTATTTTGATGTGGTAACGGTTGGAGCTACGATCAATGTGATGATGGCAGCAGCAATGGCTGATGGTATCACGATCATGGAGAATGTTGCAAAAGAGCCTCATGTAGTAGATGTGGCGAACTTCCTGAACAGTATGGGAGCGAATATCAGAGGAGCAGGAACGGATGTGATCAAGATCCGTGGAGTGAAGTCACTTCATAAAGCAGAGTATTCTATCATCCCGGATCAGATCGAGGCAGGTACATTTATGTTTGCTGCAGCAGCGACCCGTGGAGATGTGACGGTTCTGAATGTGATCCCGAAGCATCTTGACGCGACCATTTCAAAGCTGATCGATATCGGCTGTGAAGTGGAAGAGTTTGACGATGCAGTCCGTGTAGTGGCAAAGGGCAGGCTGAAGAGTACGCAGGTGAAGACACTTCCATATCCGGGGTATCCTACAGATATGCAGCCGCAGATCGGTGTAGTACTTGCACTTGCAAGTGGAACAAGTACGATCACAGAGAGTATTTTTGAGAATCGCTTTAAGTATCTTGATGAGCTTGCACGTATGGGAGCGAATATCAAGGTGGAAGGTAATTCTGCTACGATCGAGGGTGTGGAGAAGTTTTCAGCAGCCAGAGTCAGTGCACCCGATCTTCGTGCAGGGGCAGCGTTATGTATTGCCGGACTTGCAACAGACGGTATTACGATCGTGGATGATATTGTTTATATCCAGCGTG
- a CDS encoding shikimate kinase → MKENLIFIGMPAVGKSTVGIVVAKRLGMNFIDSDLLIQEQEGKLLREIIAEVGDDGFLKIENQVNRDIQCENAVISPGGSVIYCEEAMEHFKEIGKIVYLKASYQTIKKRIRNPKKRGVVLKEGQTLKNLYDERVGYFEKYADITIDEDGCQIEETIDNVIRVVEGEA, encoded by the coding sequence ATGAAAGAAAATCTTATATTTATCGGGATGCCGGCTGTAGGGAAAAGTACGGTCGGTATTGTAGTTGCCAAGAGGCTTGGAATGAACTTTATTGATTCAGACCTTCTGATACAGGAACAAGAAGGAAAGCTGCTCCGGGAGATCATTGCAGAGGTGGGAGATGACGGATTCCTTAAGATCGAGAATCAGGTCAACCGGGATATTCAGTGTGAGAATGCAGTGATCTCACCGGGCGGAAGTGTTATTTACTGTGAAGAAGCAATGGAACATTTTAAAGAGATCGGAAAGATTGTATATCTGAAGGCTTCTTATCAGACAATAAAGAAGAGGATCAGAAATCCGAAAAAAAGAGGGGTCGTGCTGAAAGAAGGACAGACATTGAAAAATCTGTATGATGAGCGTGTGGGTTATTTTGAAAAGTATGCGGATATCACGATTGATGAGGATGGCTGTCAGATCGAAGAGACGATCGATAATGTGATCCGGGTAGTTGAGGGAGAAGCCTGA